The Sinorhizobium fredii USDA 257 region GTGGCTGCCGATGTCGGCAAGCGCGCCGCCGCCGCTCCTCGGATCGAGACGCCAGGCCCACGGAATGTTGGCGTCGGCCATGAAATCTTCGGCATGGATGCCGCGGAACGATCGGATCTCACCGATCTCGCCGCTGTCGATGATGTCCTTGGCGAGGAAGATCAGCGGATTTTTCAGATAATTGAAGCCGACCTGGGTGACGAGGCCCGCCTTCTCGGCCGCCGCGACCATTTTGGCGCAGTCGGCAACGGTCGGCGCCAGCGGCTTCTCGCAATAGACGTGCTTGCCATGGGCGATCGCCGCCAGCGCCATCTCCTTGTGCAAGAGGTTCGGCGTGGTGATGTCGATGATGTCGATTTGCGGATCGGTCAGGAGATCGCGCCAGTCGGCGGTCGCATTCCTGAAGCCGAGACGCGCGCGGGCGACCTCGGCGCTTTCGGCGGTCGCGTCGGCAACGGTCACCAGATCCAGTTCGAAGGGCAGGTCGAAGACCCGTGCTGCGATCGCGAAGCCAAGCGCATGGGCCTTGCCCATGAAGCCCGTACCGATCAAGCCGACGCCCAGTTTGCGCTTGCCGCTCATGTCGTTCCTCCCGGGCCGAGCCCCTCGCATGACGGGTGGAAATGAAATGAAATGTGCGAAGCTTGTCAATGTGGAATGTTTGTTCGAAATTGCCTTTGCGTGTGCTGAGCGTTACAGCTCCGAGGTTTCGCTACTTTGAAAAGCACGCCATGCAAAAAGCGTTAACGCATTTTTACCATGTTCCGTTGGAACATCGCCGTGACGCTGGTCGGCGAATCGCGTTTTATCAGAAGACCCTGAACCGGAGTGATCGACGCATGTGCCGCTGGGCAGCCTATCGTGGAGAGCCGCTTTATCTTGAGGAACTGGTCACCTCACCGGCCCATTCGCTGATCGAACAGTCCCATTGCGCGACGCGAGCGAAGACGGCCACCAATGGCGACGGCTTCGGCATCGCCTGGTATGGCGATCGCGACGAGCCGGGCCGCTATCGCGACATCCTGCCCGCCTGGTCCGACTGCAACCTGAGGAGCATTGCCCGGCAGATCCGCTCCCGTCTCTTCCTCGCCCATGTTCGCGCGGCGACCGGCGGCGGCACGCGACGCGACAATTGCCACCCTTTCGTGCATGGCCGCTGGGCTTTCATGCACAATGGCCAGGTCGGCCATTTCGAGCATCTGCGCCGGCCGATGGAAAATGTGCTCGCTGACGATCTCTATGCGGCCCGCACCGGCACGACGGATTCGGAGCTGCTGTTCCTCCTGGCCCTGCAGTTCGGCCTCGACCGCAATCCCCTCGGCGCGGTTGCCGAAGCACTCGGCTTCGTGGAACGCCTGGCAGAGCAAATGAGCCTGAGGGTGCTCGTCCGCTTCACCGCGGCGTTTTCCAACGGCAATGATCTCTATGCGGTCCGCTATGCCTCCGACCGCAAGGCCCCGACCCTCTACGCCGCCCCGATGGGACCGCAGGGCGGCTATTGCCTGGTCTCGGAGCCACTCAATGACGACGACAACGCCTGGGCCGAGATTCCGGACGGCTCGGCCGTCATCGTCGGCGAAAGCGGCGTCGACGTCCGGCTTTTCAGCGCGACCGACGTTCCGGTTCGGGAGCCCGTTGCCGCGGCCTCCACGTCCTTGAAGCGCGCAAGCAGCGCCCCTGTCGCCTGATCGAGGACGGGCCGTTACGGCAAGAGCTTCGTGGTGATCAGCGCTGCGAGCTTGTCGGCCACGTCGTCCTTCGCCATCTCCGGCCACTCTTCGGTGCCGTCGCGGCCGATCAGTTTGATCCGGTTGCTGTCGCCCCCCATGATGCCGGTCGCCGGCGAAACGTCGTTCGCCAGAATGTAGTCGGCGCCTTTCCTTTCGAGTTTGGCGCGGCCGTTCTCGGCGACGTTTTCCGTCTCTGCCGCAAAGCCGATCACCAGTTTTGGTCGTGATGCATGATGCCCGATGGTCTTCAGGATGTCGGGGTTCTCGGCAAGCTGCAGCGGCGGCGGGGCATCGCCCGGCCGCTTCTTGATCTTGTTGCCGGCGGCTGAGGCGACGCGCCAGTCGGCAACCGCCGCGACCATCACGGCGACATCGGCCGGCAAGGCGGTAACGACCGCGTCGCGCATCTCCTCGGCGCGCTCGACGCGGATGACGCGCACGCCGGCGGGATCGGGGATTGTCACTGGCCCGGAGACGAGGGTGACGTCCGCCCCGAGCCGCGCCAGCGCTGCGGCGATCGCATGGCCCTGTTTCCCGGATGAGCGGTTGGCGATATAGCGAACCGGGTCGATCGGCTCGTGCGTCGGCCCGGAGGTGACGATCGCCTTCCGCCCGGCAAGCGGCTTCGCGCCGGCGAGCAGATCCTCGATCGCCGCGACGATCTCCAAGGGCTCGGCCATCCGGCCCTCGCCGGCCTCGCCGCTCTCGGCCATCTCGCCCCAGGCCGGGCCGACGAAGCGGATGCCGTCGGCGGCGAGCGTCGCGCTGTTCCGACGCGTCGCCGGATGCGTCCACATCTTCGGGTTCATCGCCGGGGCGACGAGCACAGGACGATCGGTCGCGAGCAGGACGGTCGAGGCGAGATCGTCCGCGTGGCCGTTTGCCATCTTGGCCATCAGGTCGGCCGTCGCCGGCGCCACGACGACGAGGTCGCATTCGCGCGCCAGCCGGATATGGCCGACATCCTGCTCGTCCTCGCGCGAAAAGAGGTCCGTATAGACATAGGAGGCGGAAAGCGCCCCGACTGCAAGCGGCGTCACGAACTGCTGCGCCCCCGCCGTCATCACAGGCCGCACCGCGGCGCCGCGCTCGCGCAGCCGGCGGATGAGGTCGAGGCCCTTATAGGCCGCGATGCCGCCGGAAATGATGAGGAGAATACGCTTGCCCGACAGTGTCATTCCGCTTCGACCCTTGGCCGCTCCTTGTCCCTTTGTCCGGACCCTAGCCGACGGGATCGCCGCGCGCAATTGGAGCGCCGCCGGCGAGGACGTGGCCGGCAACGCTTGTACCTGCGGCGGGAAATCCGCAGCAGGTACAAGAGCGTTTCTGCCTCTGGCGCCGGTCAGCGCTCGTACGTGACCTCGATCGTTGCCTGGTCCAGCGCATTGGCCCGGACGAAGAACGCAACCATGGCGGCCGGGGCGTCTTTGTCGAGTGGGAGTTTGTCGAGGGACAGAGCGTAGACCGTGAACTGGTACCGGTGCGGCCCATGGCCTTCCGGCGGGCATGCACCACCGTAGCCGGACGAACCGAAGTCGGTGCGGCCCTCTATCGCGCCCGAGGGGAGCTTTCCCTCTCCGCTTGCGCCGGTCGCAATCTCAGTGGCATCGGCGGGAAGGTTGAACACCGTCCAGTGCCACCAGCCGGAGCCGGTGGGGGCGTCGGGATCGTAGGCCATGATGGCGAAGCTCTTGGTGCCCGAGGGCGTACCCGACCATTTCAATTCTGGCGAGATATTCTTGCCGCTGCAGCCGAAGCCGTTGTAGACCTGCATATCGGCCATGGATTTTCCGGCCGCCAGGTCGCTCGAGGTCAATTTCATTTCTGCGTGCGCAGCAGTGGCGCCGATGAAACTCAGGGCGAGAAGTGTCGTGATGAAACGCATGGGTCTTTCCTGCAGTTGCTAGAGCAATTCCAGAGAAAGTGTGTAACGGTTTTCCGTCCGGAATTGCATAGTTTCAAAGGGTTAGGTCATTTCAGCGTTTCCATGAAACAGCGAAACGATCTAATTCAGCAACCGTATTCTCAGGCGGACACGCTGTCTCTCCTGATATGCTCAACTTCTGCCCCGATCCGCTCAAATAGTCCGAAATCTCCTCGTATCTCGCGCGGATTGATGCCGAACCGCTCCTTGAATCGGGCCGAGAACTGAGATGGCGAGCCGTAGCCCACCTCCTCGGCGACATGGGCGATCGGCAGGGTGGTCGTTTGCAGCAGCGCCAGCGCCCGCGTCATGCGCGTATCGCTCAACGTTTCGCTGAAGCTGGTGTTTTCCGCTGCCAGCTTACGTCGAAGCGTGGCCTTGCTCATGTGGAAGCTGCGGGCGGCCTGGCCCAAGGTCCAGTTGTGGGCGGGGTCCAACTCGATCATCTGGCGCAGGCGATGCTGCAAGAGAGGGCTTCCTTGGTCTCCCAACACGGCGCCGCTGAGCGCGAACCAGGTGATGAGTTCGATCAAGCGGACCGTGGCGATGGGGGTGGGGAGTTTCGCGAAGCTTTCCGAAGAGCAGCAGAGATCAAACAGCTCCACTGCCTCGGCGGGCAACTCCAAAGCCTTCACCGGTAGCACTGTTCGGGGAGGCGTGATGAAAGCCAAACGGGCGTAGGTTTCTTCGAACAAGGCACGTGGTACAGGCAGGATGCGCGCTTCGTAGTTCTGCGGTGCCCTTGGAATGTTCTCCATCGTCATGGGCTGATGGTCGGGCAACAGCCGGCTGAGAGGCGCAAAGGAGTGTCGCGAATAACCACGACCTTGTTGCCCGAGCGCACATGAATAAGCACGGGAGTGGTATTCGTCAGACGATGAAAGCACGTCCTTCCTCCCTGTCGGATGACGGCGCCGGCTGGAACAGGAGGGGTTTCGTACTTCATGCATCCTCTTTACCTCCTCGGTTGACGAATGCCAGGCCGGTCATCCATCCCGATACGCCTGCCGCCCGCAAGTTCTGCCCATTGCTACCATTCTTTCATCGGCGCAGCCGAGCCATGGTCAGCACGTCGGCGAGTTGACCGTCACGCAAGGCGTAGGACTTCAGGACGCCCTCGGTGACGAAGCCCGCGTTGCGGTAGAGGCCGATCGCCGCTTCGTTGTCGGTGAAGACCGTCAATTCGATGCGGGAGATGCCGAGCCAGCGGTCTGCCGCCTTGATCAACGCCTCGAGCAGCGCCTTGCCGATGCCGCGCCGGCGGTAGTCGTCATGGACCGACATGCCGAGGTCAGCCGCATGCTGCCGCCGCCCCTTGTGGCGGTGCAATCCGGCGAGCCCGACGATCTGTCCCTCGAACTCGGCGACGATGATCATATCGTTTTCCGTTAGGCTTTCGAGCCAACGGCGCGTCTGCTCCGGCGGTGCGAAGGGCAGGCGCAGCGTTCCGTTGCGAACGCCGGGCAGATCGCGTAAGGCGGCGAGCGCTTCCCAGTCGGCAATGGATGCGGCGCGGATATGGAGTGCGGGCGAACCAGCGTTCATTGTTTCCTCTCTCTTTTTTCCGAGGAAACAGAGCCGAACCCTGCTCGCCTCGGCAGGGTTGGCTTGAAGACACTTCGCTTAACGCAACAGGTCTCCCGCACACCCTGAGGTCTGCGTGGTCACCAGCATCACGAGCGAAAAACGATTGTCCATGGGCGGATACTATTCCAGGATACAGGAATTCTGAAGCGATTTTCCCGCCGCTCAGACAAGCTGCCAGGCGATGAAAACGAGCGTTGCCGCGATCACCCAGAGCGCTAGGCGGCCCGAGCGTGTATGGCGCGCCTCCGCCTTGCCGATCGCCTCCGCCGTTTCTGGATCGAAGCGCAGGCCGTTCTCGCTCATCGCCATGATATCGGCGGAGAAGCGTTCGGTGCGCGCGGCGATTTCCGGAACGGCTTCGGCAACCCGAAGCGCCGCGTGCAGCCCGTCGCGCAGATCCGTGACAATACGTTTCGGGCCAAGATTGTCGCGGATCCACTTGCCGACGACCGGCTCGGACGCCTTCCACATGTTGAAGCGTGGGTTGAGGGTGCGGGCGACGCCCTCGACGACGACCATGGTCTTCTGCAGCATGACGAGCTCGGGACGCGTCTGCATGTCGAAGAGCTCGGTCACCTCGAAGAGCAGCGTCAGAAGCTTGGCCATCGAGATCGTTTCGGCCGGCTGGCCGTGGATGGGTTCACCGATCGCCCGGATCGCCTGGGCAAAGCTCGCCGCGTCGTGATGTGAGGGTACGTAGCCCGCCTC contains the following coding sequences:
- a CDS encoding Gfo/Idh/MocA family protein, producing MSGKRKLGVGLIGTGFMGKAHALGFAIAARVFDLPFELDLVTVADATAESAEVARARLGFRNATADWRDLLTDPQIDIIDITTPNLLHKEMALAAIAHGKHVYCEKPLAPTVADCAKMVAAAEKAGLVTQVGFNYLKNPLIFLAKDIIDSGEIGEIRSFRGIHAEDFMADANIPWAWRLDPRSGGGALADIGSHIIACMRHLVGPIKSVLAEIVIHIPARPVSRDATETRAVEVDDIARAFVRFENGASGSFEANWIATGRKMQHDFEIYGSKGSIAFTQERLNEIKVYYAGDDIRSRGFRTIWAGPEHPPYGAFCVAPGHQIGFNDLKAIEVHEFLEAIAKGGKPSTDFREGYEVQKVLSATYRSARTNEWVDIG
- a CDS encoding class II glutamine amidotransferase, with the protein product MCRWAAYRGEPLYLEELVTSPAHSLIEQSHCATRAKTATNGDGFGIAWYGDRDEPGRYRDILPAWSDCNLRSIARQIRSRLFLAHVRAATGGGTRRDNCHPFVHGRWAFMHNGQVGHFEHLRRPMENVLADDLYAARTGTTDSELLFLLALQFGLDRNPLGAVAEALGFVERLAEQMSLRVLVRFTAAFSNGNDLYAVRYASDRKAPTLYAAPMGPQGGYCLVSEPLNDDDNAWAEIPDGSAVIVGESGVDVRLFSATDVPVREPVAAASTSLKRASSAPVA
- the coaBC gene encoding bifunctional phosphopantothenoylcysteine decarboxylase/phosphopantothenate--cysteine ligase CoaBC, with translation MTLSGKRILLIISGGIAAYKGLDLIRRLRERGAAVRPVMTAGAQQFVTPLAVGALSASYVYTDLFSREDEQDVGHIRLARECDLVVVAPATADLMAKMANGHADDLASTVLLATDRPVLVAPAMNPKMWTHPATRRNSATLAADGIRFVGPAWGEMAESGEAGEGRMAEPLEIVAAIEDLLAGAKPLAGRKAIVTSGPTHEPIDPVRYIANRSSGKQGHAIAAALARLGADVTLVSGPVTIPDPAGVRVIRVERAEEMRDAVVTALPADVAVMVAAVADWRVASAAGNKIKKRPGDAPPPLQLAENPDILKTIGHHASRPKLVIGFAAETENVAENGRAKLERKGADYILANDVSPATGIMGGDSNRIKLIGRDGTEEWPEMAKDDVADKLAALITTKLLP
- a CDS encoding YbhB/YbcL family Raf kinase inhibitor-like protein, giving the protein MRFITTLLALSFIGATAAHAEMKLTSSDLAAGKSMADMQVYNGFGCSGKNISPELKWSGTPSGTKSFAIMAYDPDAPTGSGWWHWTVFNLPADATEIATGASGEGKLPSGAIEGRTDFGSSGYGGACPPEGHGPHRYQFTVYALSLDKLPLDKDAPAAMVAFFVRANALDQATIEVTYER
- a CDS encoding GNAT family N-acetyltransferase; translation: MNAGSPALHIRAASIADWEALAALRDLPGVRNGTLRLPFAPPEQTRRWLESLTENDMIIVAEFEGQIVGLAGLHRHKGRRQHAADLGMSVHDDYRRRGIGKALLEALIKAADRWLGISRIELTVFTDNEAAIGLYRNAGFVTEGVLKSYALRDGQLADVLTMARLRR